AGCTCTGCCTACCTGAGCAGCCGCAGATCCTCGGGCATCTCCCCCTGCTTTTCCAGCCGCAGGTCCAGCGAGGCGTCCCAGGCTGAAGGGCGACCCCAGAATGTGAGTGTGGCTGACTCCTACGATCCCATCTCCACAGATGCTTCAAGGAGGTCCAgcgaggccagccagggtgacGGGCTGCCCAGTCTGCTCAGCCTCACACCCGTGCAGCAGTACCGCCTTAAGGCCAAGTATGCAGCTGCCACAGGTGGCCCACCACCCACACCTCTGCCCCACATGGAGAGGCTGAGCCTGAAGACCAAGATGGCCTTGCTAGGGGAAGGGAGGGACTCTGGGGTGACCCTGCCTCCAGTCCATCCTCCTCGAAGATGCAGTGATGGGGGAGGTCACACATACAGAGGGCGTCACCTGATGCCTCATGATGCACTAGCGAACAGTGTGAGGAGAGCCAGCGACCCTGTGAGGACAGTCTCGGAGAACATGTCACTTGCCAGGGTTCAACGCTTCAGCAGCCTCAATAGCTTTAATCCTCCAAATTTGCCTCCATCGGTGGAAAAGCGTAGCTTAGTGCTGCAAAATTATACCCGGCAGGAGAGCAGCCAACCCCGGTACTTCCAGGCATCCCCTTGCCCTCCCAGCATCACAGAGAATGTTGCCCTGGAGGCTCTGACCATGGATGCTGATGCTAACTTGAATGATGAAGACCTCCTGCCAGATGATGTGGTACAGTATTTAAATTCCCAGAACCAAACAGGGTATGGGcagcagttgcagagtggcatcTCTGAAGACAGCAAAGTAGCCCATGAGCCAGAGGACTTGGACTTAGCAGGGCTGCCAGACAGTCATGTTGGCCAGGAGTACCCAGCTCTGGAGCAGCCCTGCTctgagggcagtaaaactgatttGCCCATCCAGTGGAACGAGGTCAGTTCTGGAACTTCTGATCTGTCATCCTCCAAGCTGAAGTGTGGTCAGCAGCGCCCTAGCGCACAGCAGCCTCGGGGTTTTGGGCTATACAACAATATGGTGGTACACCCACATAATCTGTGGAAGGTTGGCACTGGCCCAGCTGGGGGATATCAGACCCTCGGGGAGAATAGCAGTACCTACAATGGCCCAGAGCACTTTGCAATCCACAGTGGGGATGGACTTGGCACCAATGGAAATACTTTCCATGAACAGCCCTTTAAGACCCAGCAGTATGGGAGCCAGCTCAACAGGCAGCCACTGACTTCCAGTGCTCTAGATCATGCCTGTGGTACAGGGATTCAAGGGTCCAAGCTAAAAGGCAACAGCTTGCAAGAGAATGGGGGTTTGCTAGATTTCAGCCTGTCCGTGGCACCAAATGAGTTAGCTGGCAACACAGTGAATGGCATGCAAACCCAAGATCAAATGGGACAGGGATACATTGCCCATCAGCTACTCAGTGGCAGCATGCAACACCAGGGGCCCAGCCGCCCTGGTCAACAGGTACTAGGGCAGGTTGGTGCTACCTCACATATCAACATCTATCAAGGGACAGAGAGCTGCCTACCAGGGACTCAGGACAACAGCAGCCAGCCATCAAGCATGGCAGCTATCAGGGGCTACCAGCCCTGTGCCAGCTATGGGGGTAACAGGCGTCAGGCAATGCCAAGGGGCAACCTCACTCTGCAACAAGGACAGCTCAGTGACATGAGTCAGAGCAGCAGGGTGAACAGCATCAAAATGGAGGCACAAGGTCAGTCCCAGCAGCTCTGCTCTACCGTGCAGAATTATTCCGGTCAGTTCTATGACCAAACCATGGGCTTCAGTCAGCAAGACAGGAAAGCTGGCTCGTTCTCCCTCTCAGATGCCAACTGCCTGCTCCAAGGGAATGGCACTGAAAACTCTGAGTTACTCTCCCCAGGTGCTAACCAGGTAACAAGCACAGTTGACAGCTTTGAGAGTCATGACCTAGAAGGTGTGCAGATTGATTTTGATGCCATCATAGATGATGGGGACCATACCAGCCTAATGTCAGGGGCCTTGAGCCCAAGTATTATTCAGAACCTTTCCCACAGCTCCTCCCGTCTCACCACTCCGCGGGCATCCCTCCCATTCCCATCCCTATCCATGGGCACCACCAACATGGCTATCGGGGATATGAGTTCTTTGCTGACCTCCCTTGCAGAAGAAAGCAAGTTCCTTGCAGTTATGCAGTAGGCGGTAGGCAAGGAGGACCACAAACACAAAGACTGAAAtgacttgggatttttttttcttttttaagttctgtgtGTATTTTAGCAATCTCATCTCACCTGATTGGGATGTGTCTCAAGTATATTCCTTTTATGGAAAAGGACTCTGAAAAACCCTAAGGTATTCTAGGGGAGGAACTGTCTTCCATTTCAGTTTGAATCAGTATTGTGACATTCAAATCacccttgtttttttgttttttgtatttttttaaacctgTAAGCCTGCCCTCTTTTGAGTGAACCAATGTAAATGTATACTGCGCATGTTCTTTCTTTTAGAAGAGAAGTCATCAAGTTAAAAGATTTGGCCTGCTTCTCTGCTAACCCAGGAACTAGGAATTGGTGGGCTTGTGACCAAGGGGTAACAGGTCcacctttttaaagtttttctttacaGTACTCAGTGACttgcttttatgtgtgtatgtgtattttttatTCCCACACTGAGTACAAGAATTGAATGAATAGTGAGCTTGAAGATTATTTGTGGGTGCACTATAGTTAGTATAAATAGCAGGTTTTCACGTGTCCTCCACCTTGATTCAATTCAGGGCATACTTTTAACAGCTTCACAAAAGTGGAAATGTGGGGATCCTGGAAATGAAGTAGTTTGATGAGGGTTTTTATAGGGGGTAATTCTTATGTAAGTACGCATCCCGTGGGTATGTCTATATGGTCAGCTCTCCATTATCTCCTGTACATTCCCTTCACCTTTATGAACATTCAGTGTTATTTAGCACTGCAGTGAGAGTGGACAGGCAGTTGGTGTTCAGATGTGTCACACTTTTAGCTTTTTGGTACGAAGTTAGACCAATTATAGGTTGAAACAATTGGGTAGAATTACTTGGAGGACTGTTTTTTGGACTTGCTATAATTATTCATTAGTCCCACCTCTTTCCTCATTGTCATAGGTAACTGAGAATTGAATTGACTATACATAGCTCTAAGTAGGTATTTAAGCAGCCCACAACTGGATACATCACTACCGTTTATTAAATTCACTACAGCAAGAGAATATGTCCTTTCTAAGTGCCCTATTATAAAGGAAAGATGTGTAAAACCTAGTTATAAAAGGCAAAACTCACATACATTGACATCAGAAATAAATTACTTTAACCAGTTTTAGCACTGGAGAGCATGAAAGTTGATGTTTAGTAGCCATGTGAATTTCAGATACCATTAGTCCTTACCATTGGACTagggcttttgttttgtattcAGATTTTAAAGATTTACACAGTGCAGCTGCTCTTCACATGTAGATCAGATATGAGAGTCATACTGTGTGTACACAGAGTTCAGGGATTATCTTAGCATACTACTTTAAAACCGTAAACAATTAAAGTGTTTACCCATCAGCCCCAACATGGAATTTCCCCAAGGCTGTTATTGACCGGGTTGTGTGACTTCTCCTCTTAAATCCTGCCTGTAAATTTAGGAGTAGGAAGGCGAAACCCAGTAGGTGTTAGGTAATAGGAAGGATGCTATGACCAGCCAATTTCACTTAggcctgttttctctcttttggaGCCCAAACTTCACCAGGGAAGAAACTTTGCCATGTAGGATGACGTTGTGGCTAAGCTAGCTTTCTGATAGATGTCCCCAGGACCAGTCAAACCATCTGTAAGTTCACCGTGCCCTGCAGCCTTCTCCCAGAGGTTCCTTATAAATCAAAGGACAGCCCACAAGAAAGGGGAATTACTGGTCTGAGTTCAGGAGAGTAAATAAAGCAAGGCTTCTTTTTGCCTCAAACAGGTCACAGTGTCATCACAAAATGGGTGATGGAATCCCTGAATTTCATTTATCaaaagtcttttttgttttttaatctctggTTTGGGTCTGACCTGGCATGCCTTATTATTTGGCCAAATCTCTTTATTACTTTTGATTTCAAAGAAGGGGTTCAGGAATTCTTCCTTCCTCAGCAAGAAGAATGAGCTTGGTTTCTGGTCACACCCATTGCCTCCTGCAGCAGAGACCTCTCTAGGTGGAGGCCTTGCATGTGACCTTGATGTTCTCAAGTGCAGTGATTTTCCATGTTAGCGGTCCCTCCTAGGAATGCAGTGCACAGAGCCAGCACCCCTGCCTTCTTACCTTCTGCTTTTGactttttcattgttttcttttttcattgtttttttttttcatccttattTTTCAAGCTATTGCCTTTAGATTTTTGGAGTTGATGTTTCCACTCACTATCTGACCTTTCTTGATATGAAGATTTCAggatacagatttaaaaaaaaaaaaaaaaaaaaaaaaggagagtcaAAAGTGTTCTATCCCAAGATTTCACCAATCTGTCCTGATAGTCCAGTTCAAGAATGATCATTTGGTCACTATAGCTAACCCATGGGACATGAGATCTCTTTAGGCTTGGTCTTTCCTGTCAAAATCCCACTCCTGGTCAGCAGCCCCTTTCCAGTCCTTGGCTCTTGTATTTAGGAGAAACAGCTTTGGCTCTCTCATGTCACACACAGCTGCTTTTTAATGAAAGTACAGGCTCATACATGGTACTCTTGTTTAATGTCTGTGTTAAatggtttggtgtttgtttgtttttttccataatTTTTCTAAAGAATTAAAGAACTCACTTCCCTGCTCCTCACGTGTTGGCTTGTCCTGAGCCACGGGTTTTGATTCTTGCAATGTATGTGCCTTATTTTATGTTTCTCTTGTCGATGAGAAGgaccagttgttgttgttgtccagTCAGCACTCAGAGGCTGCATGCCCAGACAGTGTCACCAGGAAGTGAACACAGGACTGTGGCAGTCTGCGGTGTTGGGTGACCCGATTTCCTGTGTTGTTTGAAGCTAATAGGAGGGTGTTCTCCTCTGACAAGTTACGCTTGTATATCCTGCAGATGTGTAAAATAAACTGTGTTCCTTTTCGCCAccattttttagattttttaaagaagaaaatgtgtaATCCTTTTTAAAGAACAACACAATGTAAATACATTCAAGTATTGTAGACGTAGAGTTGGGATGTGATGGCCTCGGGCCTTCCTTGGAAAAGCCTGTGGCTGCTCAGTGCTCCTAAGCCATGAGAATGGCAGCCCAGAAACATGAACTCTGCCTTGGCTTTCAGAACCACTTAGTCCTtttataacaaagaaaaaaataaataaataataaaaatgtttcttacAGTGTCAATAAAAAAAACTTTGTACTGAAATATTCTACtggatttcttttatttaattcctGTTTTTAAGAAAAGGACACGTTCTCAAGAAAACTCCCCAGGCTATAGTTGACTCCCCAGTGAGTCCATGGGAAGGAGACTTCTGATGGTAATGTGGAGGGCACTATTGCAAACCAGTGTGAACAGCAAAGGAGACAACATTTCTGAATGTAGATAGTCACTGGAAGCTGTGTTAAAGTAAGCctccatgggctggtgagatggctcattggttaatgGCACTGGCTGTTCCAGAGAGTTGagctttgattctcagcacccacatggtagcacaTAAAGGCatgcaactctagctccagggttaTATTAGACTTATGTTAGAGGTctctagagagacagagatcatAGAgatcgtgtgtgtgtttgtgtgtgtgtatgatttattAAACTGGCTTACAAGCTGTGGTCTAGCTAATCCAACGATGGCTACATATTAACAGAAGGTCCAAAAATCCAGTAGTTGTTTAATCCATGGTCTTCAGTGTTCTCtgaaatcccaaagaagtaggctttaatgccagtgaagaaataTACTTGCTAACAAGAGCAAACAAGGAAAGCGATTATTTCCTTCTTCCAAGAAGTGAAGTCTAAGTTAAAGATAGATCCTCCCACCTTAGAAATCTGGATTAGAGGTTTACCATCCTGCCTCAAAGACATGGATTAGAAGTGAGTCTTTCcagatgatttaattaagaaaaaaaaaaatccctcacaggtatgCCCAGTCATTTGGGCTtttgttaattccagatgtagtaaaAGTGACAACTAAGAATAGTATCCATCACACCAGTTGAATTTACTGTATTTATTCACTAGAAGGAGATGAAAATGCTGGCAAATTAATTGATAGTATAAGACATTCACCTCACATACACAAGGTTGTACAGAGCATGTTAATAGGCCtatgtttcttatttttactgatttgtCCAATTCTGTGGAAGGGTGATAAGAGGGTTAAAAATCTGACAACTTGTCTCCTTTTTATATACTATCCTTTTATCTAGAGATACACGaacacataaatgaaaacctGGCAATATAGAGACTTTTCCAGCAcacttcttttaaatttctactttattctatg
Above is a window of Mus musculus strain C57BL/6J chromosome 13, GRCm38.p6 C57BL/6J DNA encoding:
- the Gli3 gene encoding transcriptional activator GLI3 isoform X2, yielding MSCSHFLRTVGNKTSQPSPGGQSSCSSQQSPISNYSNSGLELPLTDGGSVADLSAIDETPIMDSTISTATTALALQARRNPAGTKWMEHIKLERLKQVNGMFPRLNPILPSKAPAVSPLIGNGTQSNNNYSSGGPGTLLPSRSDLSGVDFTVLNTLNRRDSNTSTISSAYLSSRRSSGISPCFSSRRSSEASQAEGRPQNVSVADSYDPISTDASRRSSEASQGDGLPSLLSLTPVQQYRLKAKYAAATGGPPPTPLPHMERLSLKTKMALLGEGRDSGVTLPPVHPPRRCSDGGGHTYRGRHLMPHDALANSVRRASDPVRTVSENMSLARVQRFSSLNSFNPPNLPPSVEKRSLVLQNYTRQESSQPRYFQASPCPPSITENVALEALTMDADANLNDEDLLPDDVVQYLNSQNQTGYGQQLQSGISEDSKVAHEPEDLDLAGLPDSHVGQEYPALEQPCSEGSKTDLPIQWNEVSSGTSDLSSSKLKCGQQRPSAQQPRGFGLYNNMVVHPHNLWKVGTGPAGGYQTLGENSSTYNGPEHFAIHSGDGLGTNGNTFHEQPFKTQQYGSQLNRQPLTSSALDHACGTGIQGSKLKGNSLQENGGLLDFSLSVAPNELAGNTVNGMQTQDQMGQGYIAHQLLSGSMQHQGPSRPGQQVLGQVGATSHINIYQGTESCLPGTQDNSSQPSSMAAIRGYQPCASYGGNRRQAMPRGNLTLQQGQLSDMSQSSRVNSIKMEAQGQSQQLCSTVQNYSGQFYDQTMGFSQQDRKAGSFSLSDANCLLQGNGTENSELLSPGANQVTSTVDSFESHDLEGVQIDFDAIIDDGDHTSLMSGALSPSIIQNLSHSSSRLTTPRASLPFPSLSMGTTNMAIGDMSSLLTSLAEESKFLAVMQ